The genomic stretch ACATCACCGGCTGAGTTTGGTTTCAGAATTGATTCGCCGTTTGACAAGAGTGAATTTCCGTTTGGTGCTGCGTCTCGTTGAAACGTCGCAAGTCGTCATTTCCCGTTCCACGACTCAGTCCCGGAACACACTTCATGCGGCCTCGCTCTTCGCACGAGAAATTCAGGATTCGCCGTGCGACCACGGAAGAAGAAACGTCTGCTTTGACTGTATCAGGTTACGCGTTCGTTGGTCAGCATGAGCGACGTCGGCAACGGAACTCGACGGTCACAACGCCGCGCTGTTGCCTGCGCACATGTCACATCCGATGTCGGTCGACCAGGTGCCAGTCAACTTCGACTCCCAGGCCAGGCCGGTCGGGAAGCGTGGTGAATGGTCCCTGGATACTCAGCGGTTCGTGAACGATGCTGAATTCATGGTACGACGGTCCCAGGCAGTCTCCGGGGATCGACTCAACCTGCACATTTGCGGTGGAAACGACAAAGTGCATCATCGCGGCGGCTCCGACATCCCATTCCAGATTTGATCCGATCGTGCATGGAATTCCGTGTCGCGCGGCGACTTCGGCCATGCGGCGAGCGTTCAGAATTCCGCCCTGTTTTCCGGGGTACAGCGTCACGGCGTCGCAGCAGTGATGGTGCAGCAGTTCCAGCAGATGAACTTCGTCGAAACAGCTTTCGTCGGCCAGGACGCGGATTCCGAAGTCGTCCTTCAGCCTTTTCAGATTCGTATAGTCACCGCGCTGAAGCGGCTGTTCGACAATTGCGATATCACAGTCCTGCAGTTGCCGCAGACACTCACGAGCGCGCCGGTCCGACCAGCCTCCGTTGGCGTCGATCGTGACTTCGATTTCGGGACCGACAGCTTCGCGGACAGCGCGCACGCGAGCCACGTCATCACTGTCCGTACCGACTTTGACCTTGATCGTTGAAAAACCGGTTTCGACAAGTGCCGCCGATCGTTCCGCGGCAACCTTCGGCGCGTAGGCTCCCAGCGAAAATCGGTTTCGAATCGTCAGCGGCCGAACGGCTCCTCCCAGAACTTCATAGATCGGTTTTTCCTGCGCTTTTCC from Planctomycetaceae bacterium encodes the following:
- a CDS encoding enolase C-terminal domain-like protein, coding for MRIRNLEAIPVCIPLKPERRMVSALGRHDESAFVLVRLTTEDGLEGVGEATVTPRWSGETVWGATAIIQNLFAPLVVNRDASDVDAISRLLDSAAVGNWFAKAAVEMACHDVVGKAQEKPIYEVLGGAVRPLTIRNRFSLGAYAPKVAAERSAALVETGFSTIKVKVGTDSDDVARVRAVREAVGPEIEVTIDANGGWSDRRARECLRQLQDCDIAIVEQPLQRGDYTNLKRLKDDFGIRVLADESCFDEVHLLELLHHHCCDAVTLYPGKQGGILNARRMAEVAARHGIPCTIGSNLEWDVGAAAMMHFVVSTANVQVESIPGDCLGPSYHEFSIVHEPLSIQGPFTTLPDRPGLGVEVDWHLVDRHRM